The Haliaeetus albicilla chromosome 27, bHalAlb1.1, whole genome shotgun sequence genome segment GGCCCCCAGTCCTCCAGCAGTGCAGCAAGTGCTGGTATGCCACGCGGAAATCTCTGTTGAGTGTCCCATAGAGGATGGGGTTCAGGGCTGAGTTGGCATAGCCCAGCCAGAGGACAATGGACATGGGTGTGCCTTTCACCCTGCtgtccccccacatcccccGGTACGTGAACACTGTGAAATAGGGGAACCAGCACACGATGAACGCTCCCAACACTACCGCCAGCGTCACGGTGGCTTTGTGCTCTTTCACCATGGGTGGCATGGGGGTGgtgttgctgctgcagcaccatGTGTGGTTTATCCTCTTGGCTTGCTCCCTTGCTATCTTGAAAATCCGGTAGTAGGTGATGCACATGAGGACCAAAGGGATGTAGAAGGTGAGCAAAGCATCCGCTAGCCCGTACATGGGGTTCACCTCCAGCGTGCACTCCTTGTTGCAGTTAGGGACTGTGTTTTGGACTGCTGTCCCATTGGTGTTCCAGCCCAGGTGGATGGGTAGGAAGGAGACCATCAGTGAAACAGTCCAAATAACAACCAAACCCACAGTCACCCTGGAGGGAGTGACCAGCTGGCTGTAGCGGAGTGGGGTTGTGACAGCAAAGTAGCGGTCCAGGCTGATCATGACGAGGTTGAGGATGGAAGCTGTGCACAGCATGACGTCCAGGCTGGTGTAGATGTTGCACAAAGTGCTGCCAAAGGGCCACTCTTTGGTGAGTTCGTAGAAGGCGGAGAATGGTAGCACCAGGAGGCCCAGCAGCAGATCAGTGATGGCCAAGGAGACAATGAAGCAATTTGTCAAGCTGCGGAGCCGGCGGTCAAGGGTGACGGCCAGGCAGACGATGATGTTACCGCACAGAGTGATCACGATGAGGATGGTGAGGCAGGACCCGACTAgcagctgcagggggaagtcCATCCTTTTTTGAGAGCTTGTATAGTTGTAACACGGATCCATAGTGGAGTCGCATGGATGGAGCAGTCCTGTTCACACTGGCTCCTAAGCTACTTGGAGTGAGCCTCTAACAGGCAGCCCTAGAGCCCTTTCCAAATCAACCTTGGGCCTACAGTGACCTTGGAGAACATTGCAGAGACGCTTCATGTGTTCAGCCTTGTATGCTAGGAGTGACGCAGTCTAGGTAAAGATGTGGCCCTGCAACTTGCTTGTGCCCCTTGGCTTCATCTGGGAGCTCAGTGCTGGAGCCGATCCCCCACGGCAGCTGGTGGTGGGTCTCAACtgttcccttttcctctcctgccttctcttttcctctgagTGACCATGGCGACAGGTCTTGTGAGGTCTCACGTGCTTTGCATATTTGGCTGGTGACAGCGGTCAGCAGGGACAGAAGTTTGCCACCTCCCGAGGACAACCTGCAAAGAAAGCACCAATACAAGAGCTGCAGTGGGCAAAGGTCCTTTGAGCTGCCCCTCAAGGCCCCCAGAAACAGGGTGTCTGCAACTCCCTGGATGCTCCAGCCCACTTAAACCTGAATTGGAAAGTCCCTTCACAGCCAGGCACGCATGTCCTTGGCAGACgtcctctcccagccccaggggTGCCCACCTAATGTAGGGTTGAGAGAAGTGCAGGGATCTTAAAGGCACGAATTCCTACAGGCTTATGATAAAAATGAGTACTGGGAGGATATGAGGAAAGTTTTCCTGAGAAAGCTGTGCGCTGTTCTTGTGCAATCTAGGAAAATTAGCACTATGTAATTTCTGAAGCTCAGATGTGACCGTAAGTCTCCTTAAACTTTGCCTTTGTATCTGCACTTTGTAGCCGCCCATGGCTTGTGTTGGTCCCTGCTGTCAGCAACCACGCTGGCTTCTGCGGCCCAGAGGAGAAAAGCTTGCTCTGCTCAGGGCCCTGGAGGAAAAAGGAACCCATTTGTCAGTGGTGTGATgtcctggggaggaggtggctggaaAGGGCTCTGACAGCTTCATCGGTCCCATTCCCAGCAGCTGAAGGGTAGCATGCAGGTTTGTTTTTCAAGGAGAGCTTGGATggagctgctcctgctgtggGACAGGGACACAGAGTGGAGAACATCCCTTGTAGAATTACTTTTTATGACTGTTTTCTGTCAGGATGCAAATAACAAAAAGCTATATTTTGCAAGGGCAGAAACAATACAGCAAACCCCTCCAACCTCCAAAAGAGATTTTAGCTGCTCATTACGGTGGTCTCCAGGACCACGCTGCTACTAGATTCAAAGGGGCCTCGGTTCCTGTGTGATTGGGAGCAACACCCATGTTGGGAAGGTGCCtaaagggaaactgaggcactgcAGGGACAAGAGAGAgagggggctgggagcaggctgaGGA includes the following:
- the HRH2 gene encoding histamine H2 receptor, which translates into the protein MDPCYNYTSSQKRMDFPLQLLVGSCLTILIVITLCGNIIVCLAVTLDRRLRSLTNCFIVSLAITDLLLGLLVLPFSAFYELTKEWPFGSTLCNIYTSLDVMLCTASILNLVMISLDRYFAVTTPLRYSQLVTPSRVTVGLVVIWTVSLMVSFLPIHLGWNTNGTAVQNTVPNCNKECTLEVNPMYGLADALLTFYIPLVLMCITYYRIFKIAREQAKRINHTWCCSSNTTPMPPMVKEHKATVTLAVVLGAFIVCWFPYFTVFTYRGMWGDSRVKGTPMSIVLWLGYANSALNPILYGTLNRDFRVAYQHLLHCWRTGGPRSSHLPPLQKAQSRGRRCRQDQGKQEGKPLKLEMKNGKGILLTDGALKSTGAFP